From one Mesoplodon densirostris isolate mMesDen1 chromosome 19, mMesDen1 primary haplotype, whole genome shotgun sequence genomic stretch:
- the LOC132479990 gene encoding metallothionein-1E-like, with product MDPKCSCPTGGSCSCAGSCTCKACRCTSCKKSCCSCCPVGCAKCAQGCVCKGASDKCSCCA from the exons ATGGACCCCAAGTGCTCCTGCCCCACTG GCGGCTCCTGCAGCTGCGCTGGCTCCTGCACCTGCAAGGCCTGCAGATGCACCTCCTGCAAGAAGA gctgctgctcctgctgccccgtGGGCTGCGCCAAGTGTGCCCAGGGCTGCGTCTGCAAAGGGGCCTCGGACAAGTGCAGCTGCTGTGCCTGA
- the LOC132479938 gene encoding metallothionein-1E — MDPNCSCPTGGSCSCAGSCTCKACRCTSCKKSCCSCCPVGCAKCAQGCVCKGASDKCSCCA, encoded by the exons ATGGACCCCAACTGCTCCTGCCCCACTG GCGGCTCCTGCAGCTGCGCTGGCTCCTGCACCTGCAAGGCCTGCAGATGCACCTCCTGCAAGAAGA gctgctgctcctgctgccccgtGGGCTGCGCCAAGTGTGCCCAGGGCTGCGTCTGCAAAGGGGCCTCGGACAAGTGCAGCTGCTGTGCCTGA